A stretch of Candidatus Sulfotelmatobacter sp. DNA encodes these proteins:
- a CDS encoding NAD-dependent succinate-semialdehyde dehydrogenase, producing the protein MTTTASRPASIQTRNPTTGEVLAHYDVHQQATIDARLDAAVAEAARWREQPFAVRAERLRAIARVLRVRKKSLADLATREMGKPIVEAEAEVEKCAVACEWFAANGERLLADENAPSNATRSYVAFRPLGVLLAIMPWNFPFWQVVRAAAPALMAGNVVVLKHAANVTGCALALEEIFQSGGLAAGAFSTLVVGGKEMGPIVLDERVAAVTLTGSESAGSSVGELAGRAIKKTVLELGGSDAFIVLADADLDQAAKVGVKARFQNNGQSCIAAKRFIIEDVVYDAFAERFVREARKLKLGDPLDRATTLGPLARADLREALDAQVRETADAGARLLLGGEIPIGPGAFYPATVVGDVTPGMRMATEETFGPAAALFRARDAEQAVALANDSRYGLGGNLWTRDVARAQKLAMRLQSGNVFINGMTASDPRLPFGGVKKSGHGRELSAFGIREFVNVQTVWIGPDTGSGANAPAE; encoded by the coding sequence ATGACGACTACGGCTTCCCGTCCGGCGTCCATCCAGACGCGTAATCCCACCACCGGCGAGGTGCTGGCGCACTACGACGTGCACCAGCAGGCCACCATCGACGCGCGGCTCGACGCGGCGGTCGCCGAAGCCGCACGCTGGCGCGAGCAGCCTTTCGCGGTCCGGGCCGAGCGGCTGCGCGCGATCGCACGCGTGCTGCGCGTCCGCAAGAAGTCGCTGGCCGACCTGGCGACGCGCGAGATGGGCAAGCCGATCGTCGAGGCCGAAGCCGAGGTCGAGAAATGTGCGGTCGCGTGCGAGTGGTTCGCGGCCAACGGCGAACGGTTGCTCGCCGACGAGAACGCGCCTTCGAACGCGACCCGCAGCTACGTCGCGTTCCGGCCGCTCGGGGTGCTGCTCGCGATCATGCCGTGGAACTTCCCGTTCTGGCAGGTCGTGCGCGCGGCCGCCCCGGCGTTGATGGCCGGCAACGTCGTCGTGCTCAAGCACGCGGCCAATGTGACCGGCTGCGCGCTGGCGCTCGAGGAGATCTTCCAGAGCGGCGGTCTCGCGGCCGGAGCGTTCTCGACGCTGGTCGTCGGCGGCAAGGAGATGGGGCCGATCGTGCTCGACGAGCGGGTGGCGGCGGTGACGCTGACCGGCAGCGAGTCCGCCGGCTCGTCGGTCGGCGAGCTGGCCGGGCGTGCGATCAAGAAGACGGTCCTCGAGCTGGGCGGCTCGGACGCGTTCATCGTGCTCGCCGACGCCGATCTCGACCAGGCCGCGAAGGTCGGCGTCAAGGCGCGCTTCCAGAACAACGGACAGAGCTGCATCGCGGCCAAGCGGTTCATCATCGAGGACGTCGTCTACGACGCGTTCGCGGAGCGCTTCGTGCGCGAGGCGCGCAAGCTCAAGCTCGGCGATCCGCTCGACCGCGCGACGACGCTGGGCCCGCTCGCGCGCGCCGACCTGCGCGAGGCGCTCGACGCGCAGGTGCGCGAGACCGCCGACGCCGGCGCGCGGCTGCTGCTCGGCGGCGAGATCCCGATCGGTCCGGGCGCGTTCTATCCGGCCACCGTCGTCGGCGACGTCACGCCCGGGATGCGGATGGCGACCGAAGAGACGTTCGGGCCGGCCGCGGCGCTGTTTCGCGCGCGCGACGCGGAGCAGGCCGTCGCGCTCGCCAACGACTCGCGCTACGGCCTGGGCGGCAACCTGTGGACGCGCGACGTCGCGCGCGCGCAGAAGCTGGCGATGCGCTTGCAATCCGGCAACGTGTTCATCAACGGGATGACGGCGTCCGATCCACGGCTGCCGTTCGGCGGCGTCAAGAAGAGCGGCCACGGTCGCGAGCTCTCGGCCTTCGGGATTCGCGAGTTCGTCAACGTGCAGACCGTCTGGATCGGCCCCGATACCGGCAGCGGGGCGAACGCCCCGGCCGAATAG